CAGGTTAAAATATCATGATTATATCTCAATTATTTAAGTATTCCTAATCCATATCTAATAATACCTACTGTAAATAATACAAGTACAAGTAATCTATGAATTAATGCATCTAATTACTTTTCAATTGTAGTTGCTTGTTTTTTCTCTGTTTGAAGCTTTATTCTTGAAATTACCACTGAAGTATTAATTGTAGTCCATTTTGGAACCAAATCCTTCATTACAAATAGTCCTAAAAGCAAAGCCCCTTCTGTAAGTTTTGAAGTCTATTTCTAGCCATACCCTTAACTATATTAGAACCTGCTTTATATCCATATTGTGCTCAATACCATCTTATGGCAGAACCAATAATATTAAAGGCTAAAAAAATATTATTGGTTCTGCTATACTTGCTAACAGCAGTAAAAATACACTAGTCTAGCAAAAACAAATATTAGAGTTCTTCAAAATAGTAGATCTCCTATATATGCAAGAGATCCGTCCTATCTTTATACTATTTATATCTCTATGGCTGTTATAACACCAAATATTGGTGCAGTAACAAAAGGATGTGTACTGAAGAATTCCAAATGTCTTTTTAATACTTCTCTTATTTTATCACCTTTATATATATCTTATTTATAGCTAGAAATCCATTTTTTATGTTTGCACTCATTATATTTAAATTAATATATATCTCTTCATATGAATTTGGTTCCTCTGTTGTAGAATCTATTAATAAGTACATTTCCTCTTCTAACTTTATCTGTTTCTACAAGTTTATTATAATTATAGGTTCAGCTGTCCATAAAATATCATTTCCTGTCCTTCAAGCATCAATCTGTGTATTTCATATAAAAATAATATCCTTTCATTAGCTTTTTCAATTAATCCTTATTTTTTCAAATCAGTTTTCGTAAACGTTTCCTTTGCATTCCTAAATATATCTTTTCGTATAAATATCATGCGTATACATCATATTTGCAAATAGAGTTTTTTCAGCTCCTGCTTGTCCAGCCACTAATGTATTCTCCATTAGGAGTATACATTATGGCGGCTTTTGCTTGTTCTATTTGATTTTTTCAAGCTACCATCATATCTGATTAAATATTCAAAAGGGTTCTCGAATTCATTTTCATATTTAAAAAGCACCCCCTAATTCAAATACCTCAAGTTCATTCTGATCTATTTTTATCTAAATATAACACGAGCCTTTTTCTTACTTTTATTAATTTATCTTCTCTAACAAGTTCATTAATCACTAATTACATTGTTTTTTAATACATCAATTTTATCTTATATATAATATGCAATAATTCCTTCTTCTCTATTATATTTTACAGCTTCATCTTTTACAAATTCATATACTTTATGTATTCTTCCCATAATACAACACACCACCTCACCAGTTTAAGCTTATTAATTTTTATTATGCAACAAAATTTATTATAAACTATTGTTTTCGCTTCAATACTTTTTCAAGTTCAGTAATATGCTTGTATTTGCTTTTTATTATATCTGACAAAATTTTATAGGTTTTCGTATTAACATCACTTGTATTTTTTACAAATCTGCCCTGAATATCAACAATTAATGAATATGCATCTCTTTCTAATTCAATAGAAAAATTTAGATAATCTTTAACACTTCTTATATTATGAATATATGTTTTTTTATTAAATTGATTTATCAAAAATGACATTTTATCATATATAACAAAATCAATATCTTCAAGTTCTATATCTTTAATACTTTGTTTTAATTTTTTATAGTATTCAATATTTTTATCAGATTCTTTTAATAATACTGATGTCATTACATTTATAGCAGGATTATTATTATTTTCTTTTTTTATTTTCTCATATTCGTCCTTTCTTCTGATAACAATATCCATTGCTTTATCAATTATATCTATAACACTATACCCCATTTAGCTATCACCTCAGCTTGCCTTTATCTATATACGTTTAAAAATTTAGCACCCAAATATATATGTTGAATACTAGCTTATTATCCTTATAACAATGATATTTTTTCCAAAAATAAATTAAGAGTGCTAATAAAGCTAGCACTCTTAATTATATACTATTTTTTACTTATAATCTACTATTTGCCTACTATCCCTGGTTTGGTCATTTTAAGGGGATTTATTATACTATTTATTTCTTTCTCCTTAAAAATTCCTTCTCTTAGGAGAACTCTTTTTATAGATTCTCCTGTCTTTATTGCTGTTTTTGCTATTCTTGCCGATTTGGTATAACCTATATAGGGGCAAAGCGCTGTAACTATACCAACACTATTATTTACAAACTCATTGCATATCTCTTTATTTGCAGTTATTCCCAAAACACAATTTTTAATAAAAGTATCGATGCCATTAGTTAAAGTTTCAATAGATTCAAATATATTATAAAATATTACAGGTTCAAAAGCATTCAATTCTAATTGCCCAGCTTCAACAGCCATAGACACAGTAACATCATTTCCTATAATATTAAAGGCTATCTGATTTATAACCTCTGGTATTACAGGATTAACCTTCCCAGGCATTATAGACGAACCATTTTGTTTAGCAGGAAGATTAATTTCTCCTAAGCCTGCTCTTGGACCTGATGACATTAATCTTAAATCATTAGCTATTTTTGATAAATTCACAGCACAAGTTTTTATAGCAGATGATACTGCCGAAAATCCATCTAAATTCTGAGTGCTATCAATTAAATCTTCAGCCATTTTTAAATTTATCCCTGAAACAAATGAAAGTCTTGGAACAATTCTTTCTATATATCTACTATCCGCATTAATACCTGTTCCAACTGCTGTTCCTCCTATATTTACAACTTCTAGTTCTGTTTTTACTCTTTCAATTCTAGCAATATCTCTTTTGACAACGGCATTATAAGCACAGAATTCTTGTCCCAAAGTAATTGGTACTGCATCTTGAAGCTGCGTTCTTCCCATTTTTATTACACTTTTAAATTCCGCTGCTTTCTTACCAAAAGCTAAACTAAGTTCCTTAAGCTTTTCAATATTTTTCGATATAAGCCTTAGTGCTGTTATTTTTCCTGCTGTTGGTATTACATCATTAGTAGATTGTCCCATATTAACATGGTCATTTGGATGGACAACTTGATAATTTCCTTTTTCCTTACCTAAAAGCTCAATAGCTCTATTAGCTATGACCTCATTAGCATTCATATTTATAGATGTTCCTGCTCCTCCTTGAATGGGATCTATTATAAAATCCTCTTTAAACTTTCCTTCTATTATCTCATCACATGCTTTAATTATAGCGTTTCCTATATTTTCTTCCAATATTCCGATCTCCAAATTGGTTATTGCAGCTGCTTTTTTTATTTGAACAACACTCTTTATAAACTCTTTATTAAGCTTAAGACCTGTTATTCTAAAATTATCTGCACCTCTTAAAGTTTGTACTCCATAATATACCCCTTTAGGTACCTTTTTCTCCCCTATAGAATCACTTTCAACTCTAAATTCCACAATAAATTCCTCCTTAAATTGTATAGAAAATATATAAACTTATACATATTGCACAAACATTTTTATCATTTTATAAAACCAGCGAATTTTTTTATAAGCTACTATAATGTTATTTACTTTTTATTACATTTCCTATCGTAAGTTTTAATAATTATAAAAAATTAGCATATTGTTTTTATCTATTTTAAATTTTTGATATCACTATATTATCACATTACTATTTTATTTGCTATATACAATTTGCACAACAGAATATTCAAACTTAGTACAATAGATACAATATGCATAAAAAATTTTATCTAAAATCATTTTAAGGTTTCATTAGGTATGATAAAAAACACCTGAACATTACATCTCCTTTAAAATACAAGTATTTCGTATTATATTTATCTCAATACTTTTAATTTAATGTTTTCTTTCAAATATGTATTGATTTCATATTCATTTATTCATTTTACAGTTAATTGCGAATCTTTTAGTTTTCTTTAGAATCTTCAAGAGAAATACATATGTATTTAAAAAACAAGAATGTCACCTAAACAAAAGGTGACATTCTTATTTTTTATTTAGTTTAATTTAGTTCTATTAAG
The Clostridium felsineum DSM 794 DNA segment above includes these coding regions:
- a CDS encoding aspartate ammonia-lyase, with translation MEFRVESDSIGEKKVPKGVYYGVQTLRGADNFRITGLKLNKEFIKSVVQIKKAAAITNLEIGILEENIGNAIIKACDEIIEGKFKEDFIIDPIQGGAGTSINMNANEVIANRAIELLGKEKGNYQVVHPNDHVNMGQSTNDVIPTAGKITALRLISKNIEKLKELSLAFGKKAAEFKSVIKMGRTQLQDAVPITLGQEFCAYNAVVKRDIARIERVKTELEVVNIGGTAVGTGINADSRYIERIVPRLSFVSGINLKMAEDLIDSTQNLDGFSAVSSAIKTCAVNLSKIANDLRLMSSGPRAGLGEINLPAKQNGSSIMPGKVNPVIPEVINQIAFNIIGNDVTVSMAVEAGQLELNAFEPVIFYNIFESIETLTNGIDTFIKNCVLGITANKEICNEFVNNSVGIVTALCPYIGYTKSARIAKTAIKTGESIKRVLLREGIFKEKEINSIINPLKMTKPGIVGK